A genomic window from Candidatus Liberibacter americanus str. Sao Paulo includes:
- a CDS encoding sigma-54-dependent transcriptional regulator: MKYDVLIVDGKKNICNLISSSLEDNGYSTIIAQSMDNAIEEINKFMPRLVFLDIDLIVYPEKNFSFFNKIKDIYPEILFVVTSYSDHLELAIAAIKHGAFDFIEKPFNTDQALLIVNRAIGNSRFKVFNENKEEIEEELIGGSAPIVHLRQSIDRIASTNSRVMIFGSSGSGKKFIARFIHNKSARSQGEFIFFDAPNIPPDFMEIALFGMDNPAGEPQRIGYLEMARHGTIYINEIADIPCSVQDRILRALLQQEFKRVNGVKSIPLDVRIISSTAVNPNNYIVKGLLREDLYYRLAVVLIRVPGLIERKEDIPIIAENLICRISHKSGLHPRHISDDAMAFLQAYDWPGNILELKKYLENIIFSMRDKDPRLEVTIDMLPSNLGKFLPTATVQHGDQVMNLSLREAREVFEKNYITAQINRFGGNISRTAEFIGMERSALHRKIKSLGI, translated from the coding sequence ATGAAATATGACGTGCTTATAGTTGATGGCAAAAAAAATATTTGTAATTTGATTTCTAGTTCTCTTGAGGATAATGGATACAGTACTATTATTGCACAGAGTATGGACAATGCTATTGAAGAAATTAATAAATTTATGCCTAGGTTAGTATTTCTTGATATTGATTTGATAGTCTATCCGGAAAAAAATTTTTCTTTTTTCAATAAAATAAAGGATATTTATCCAGAGATTCTTTTTGTTGTAACTTCATATAGCGATCATCTGGAATTAGCAATTGCGGCTATAAAACATGGTGCTTTTGATTTTATAGAAAAGCCTTTCAATACAGATCAAGCATTGCTTATAGTGAATAGAGCAATAGGAAATTCTCGTTTTAAGGTGTTTAACGAAAACAAGGAAGAAATAGAAGAAGAATTGATAGGGGGGTCTGCTCCCATTGTTCATTTGCGTCAATCAATAGATCGGATTGCTTCAACTAATAGTCGTGTTATGATTTTTGGCTCATCTGGTTCTGGAAAAAAATTTATAGCTCGTTTTATCCATAATAAATCAGCTAGATCTCAGGGTGAATTTATTTTTTTTGATGCTCCCAATATTCCACCTGATTTTATGGAAATTGCTTTATTTGGGATGGATAATCCTGCAGGAGAGCCTCAAAGAATTGGATATTTAGAGATGGCTCGTCATGGAACTATTTATATTAATGAAATTGCAGATATTCCTTGCAGCGTACAAGATAGGATATTACGTGCACTTCTTCAACAAGAATTTAAGCGTGTCAATGGTGTTAAGTCAATTCCTTTAGATGTTAGGATCATTTCTTCTACTGCAGTTAATCCTAATAATTATATTGTCAAGGGATTGTTAAGAGAGGATCTTTATTATCGTTTGGCAGTTGTATTAATTAGAGTTCCAGGTCTTATAGAAAGAAAAGAAGATATACCTATCATTGCGGAGAATTTAATTTGTAGGATTTCCCATAAATCAGGATTGCATCCTCGTCATATTAGTGATGATGCTATGGCATTTTTACAGGCTTATGATTGGCCTGGAAATATTCTTGAATTGAAAAAGTATCTTGAGAATATTATTTTTTCTATGCGTGATAAAGATCCTAGATTAGAAGTTACCATTGATATGTTGCCATCTAATCTTGGTAAGTTTTTGCCTACAGCTACTGTGCAACATGGAGATCAAGTTATGAATCTATCATTGCGTGAAGCTAGAGAAGTTTTTGAAAAAAACTATATAACAGCACAAATTAACAGATTTGGTGGCAATATTTCTCGTACTGCAGAATTTATAGGGATGGAGCGTTCTGCATTGCACCGAAAAATAAAATCACTTGGGATATAA
- a CDS encoding squalene/phytoene synthase family protein, with protein MHSDSIHDQFYLNNLRDMDRNRYLSCLLLPSDIRIPLAILYGFNSELIRIREVTSNQLAGEIRLQWWKGIFESFGNGFLSKSTSPFVDKLLSIICQYNLPYHNFIDMIEARFFDIYSEPMCDCEHLESYAVKVSSYLINLAIMILDGKQHRCDHELIKHAGIAQLIAELLMILSKHNSRGQLYLPLDILGAAGLDRESFLFGKDKEKISIAIKIFAELGLEHLLKARKLSKNIAKNIFPAFVPMSITGNILENACDIGIKIFDHPYKIHQCILQLYILSAFIKKRF; from the coding sequence ATGCATAGCGATTCTATCCATGATCAATTTTATCTAAATAATTTGCGAGATATGGATCGTAATCGTTATCTTTCTTGTTTGTTGTTACCTTCTGATATACGTATTCCATTGGCTATTTTATATGGATTTAATTCTGAATTGATTCGTATAAGAGAAGTTACAAGCAATCAATTAGCTGGAGAAATACGTCTGCAATGGTGGAAAGGTATTTTTGAATCTTTTGGTAATGGCTTTTTGTCTAAAAGCACATCTCCCTTCGTCGACAAATTATTATCAATTATTTGTCAATATAATTTACCATATCATAATTTTATTGATATGATTGAAGCTCGTTTTTTTGATATTTATAGTGAACCGATGTGTGACTGCGAACATTTAGAATCTTATGCTGTTAAAGTATCGTCTTATCTTATTAATCTTGCTATTATGATTTTGGATGGAAAACAGCATCGTTGTGATCATGAATTGATAAAACATGCTGGGATAGCACAGCTTATTGCTGAATTATTGATGATCTTATCGAAACATAATAGTCGAGGTCAGCTATATTTACCTCTTGATATACTTGGAGCCGCAGGTCTTGATCGTGAATCTTTTTTATTTGGGAAGGATAAGGAAAAAATATCTATTGCTATAAAGATTTTTGCAGAATTAGGGTTAGAACATCTATTGAAAGCAAGAAAGTTGTCTAAAAATATTGCGAAAAATATTTTTCCTGCATTTGTTCCGATGAGTATAACTGGTAATATTTTAGAAAATGCTTGTGATATTGGTATAAAAATATTTGATCATCCTTATAAGATTCATCAATGTATACTTCAATTATATATATTATCTGCATTTATTAAAAAGCGTTTTTAA
- the clpA gene encoding ATP-dependent Clp protease ATP-binding subunit ClpA, protein MSFFSENLEKVFHQALVLANEKRHEYATLEHLLLSLTDDLDAVAVMIACNVDINVLKKALTHHIDNDFSNVLKDNSNTECKPTASFQRVVQRAVVHVQSIGKNMVTGANIIVALFSEPDSHAAYFLQAQDMTRYDAVNFISHGIGKKRDFSNFKSSINMNKSGLEGESFGNEDKSQPSSNSLPALSAYCVDLTDKAKKGKIDVLIGRNDEIDRTIQILCRRSKNNPLYVGDPGVGKTAIAEGFAKKIVDGMVPECLLNASIFSLDIGNLIAGTRYRGDFEERIKKIIKEIASCENAILYIDEIHTLVGAGSSSGSSIDASNLLKPALSSGDVRCIGSTTYSEYRQFFEKDKALVRRFQKIDIDEPSVEETIEIIKGIKPYFEKYHHLRYSNDAIKAAVDLSMRHFISRKLPDKAIDVIDEAGAAQMLLPISKRSKLISAKDIKMTVSSMNRNIHSKSIPKDEDFVLSRLEKDLEQVVYGQKDAIKTLSDSIKLARAGLSNPQKPIGCYIFSGPTGVGKTEISKQLANFLGIKLLRFDMSEYMERHAVSRLIGAPPGYVGFDRGGILADSVEQNPYSVVLLDEIEKAHPDVVSILLQVMDYAMLTDQSGRKISFRNVILIMTTNAGALDASKAKIGFGDSQNYDADKEALRSFFSPEFLNRLDAIVPFSPLSSQTMRHIVHKFILQLESQLHDKEITLQISEDVIDWLVKHGYDLKMGARPLERIVKEYIKKPLASEILFGRLKESGGMVIISLDLDNNASSPICFEIDNSSSVVYPEKGEGKVKNETDYLTTIV, encoded by the coding sequence TTGTCTTTTTTTTCAGAAAATCTTGAAAAAGTTTTTCATCAAGCTTTGGTTTTAGCAAATGAAAAACGCCATGAATATGCTACATTAGAGCACCTTCTTTTATCTCTAACTGATGATTTAGATGCGGTAGCTGTGATGATTGCTTGTAATGTTGATATTAATGTATTAAAAAAAGCTCTTACGCATCATATAGATAATGACTTTTCTAATGTATTAAAGGATAATTCTAACACGGAGTGTAAGCCTACTGCTAGTTTTCAAAGGGTTGTTCAAAGAGCTGTTGTTCACGTTCAATCAATTGGTAAAAATATGGTAACAGGCGCTAATATAATTGTCGCACTTTTTTCTGAGCCAGATAGTCATGCCGCTTATTTTTTGCAGGCGCAAGATATGACTAGATATGATGCTGTCAATTTTATTTCGCATGGCATTGGGAAAAAAAGAGATTTTTCAAATTTTAAATCATCAATAAATATGAATAAATCCGGTTTAGAGGGGGAAAGCTTTGGTAATGAAGATAAAAGTCAACCTTCATCAAATTCTCTTCCCGCTTTAAGTGCTTATTGTGTAGATCTTACTGACAAAGCTAAAAAAGGCAAAATAGATGTTCTAATTGGTAGAAATGATGAGATTGATCGTACTATACAGATACTTTGTAGGCGTTCAAAAAACAATCCTCTTTATGTTGGAGATCCTGGAGTAGGTAAAACGGCAATAGCAGAGGGATTTGCTAAGAAGATCGTTGATGGCATGGTTCCAGAATGTTTACTTAATGCTAGTATTTTTTCATTGGATATAGGGAATCTTATTGCAGGGACTCGTTATCGCGGTGATTTTGAAGAACGTATTAAGAAGATTATCAAAGAAATTGCATCTTGTGAAAATGCTATACTATATATTGACGAAATACATACACTAGTTGGAGCAGGATCTTCTTCAGGAAGTTCCATAGACGCTTCAAATTTATTGAAACCAGCTTTATCTTCTGGAGATGTGCGTTGTATAGGATCAACAACTTATAGTGAGTATAGGCAGTTTTTTGAAAAGGATAAAGCATTGGTTCGTCGTTTTCAGAAAATTGATATTGACGAACCATCAGTCGAAGAGACTATTGAGATTATTAAAGGTATAAAACCTTATTTTGAAAAATATCATCATTTGCGCTATTCTAATGATGCAATTAAAGCTGCAGTGGATTTATCAATGCGACATTTTATATCTCGAAAGCTTCCTGACAAAGCTATTGATGTAATTGATGAAGCTGGTGCAGCACAGATGTTACTTCCTATTTCGAAGCGGAGTAAACTTATTAGTGCTAAGGATATCAAGATGACTGTTTCATCAATGAATCGTAATATTCATTCGAAGAGCATTCCTAAAGATGAAGATTTCGTTTTGAGTAGATTAGAAAAAGATTTAGAGCAAGTTGTTTATGGGCAAAAAGATGCAATTAAGACACTTTCTGATTCAATAAAGTTGGCTCGAGCAGGTCTTTCTAACCCTCAAAAACCAATTGGTTGCTATATATTTTCTGGTCCAACGGGTGTTGGCAAAACTGAAATAAGCAAACAATTAGCTAATTTTTTAGGTATTAAGCTTTTGCGATTTGATATGTCGGAATATATGGAACGTCATGCTGTCTCACGTTTAATAGGAGCTCCTCCTGGTTATGTTGGTTTTGATCGTGGTGGTATTTTGGCTGATTCTGTCGAGCAAAATCCTTACAGCGTTGTTTTGCTTGATGAAATTGAAAAAGCACATCCAGATGTTGTGAGTATTTTATTGCAGGTAATGGATTATGCTATGTTGACTGATCAAAGTGGAAGAAAAATTAGTTTTAGAAATGTTATATTAATTATGACAACCAATGCGGGTGCTTTGGATGCCTCTAAGGCAAAAATTGGTTTCGGTGATTCACAAAATTATGATGCAGATAAAGAGGCTTTAAGAAGTTTCTTTTCGCCGGAGTTTTTAAACCGTCTTGATGCGATTGTACCTTTTTCTCCCTTATCTTCACAAACTATGCGTCATATAGTTCATAAGTTCATATTGCAGCTTGAATCTCAATTACATGATAAGGAAATTACTTTACAGATTTCAGAAGATGTTATTGATTGGCTTGTAAAACACGGTTATGACTTAAAGATGGGTGCAAGGCCATTGGAGCGTATAGTTAAAGAGTATATAAAGAAGCCTTTAGCTAGCGAAATTCTTTTTGGAAGACTTAAGGAAAGCGGTGGGATGGTAATAATTTCTTTAGACCTAGATAATAATGCTTCTTCACCTATTTGTTTTGAGATTGATAATTCTTCTTCAGTCGTTTATCCTGAAAAAGGAGAAGGTAAAGTTAAAAATGAGACTGATTATTTAACTACTATAGTATAA
- the clpS gene encoding ATP-dependent Clp protease adapter ClpS translates to MGTDNFSHTKVAAKIKTPRLYRVLLINDDYTPMDFVVHILQRFFHKDNESAKCIMLKVHYNGSADCGFYTYEIAEMKVNQVMNYARNHQHPLQCVMEKE, encoded by the coding sequence ATTGGAACTGATAACTTTTCTCACACAAAGGTTGCTGCCAAAATTAAAACTCCAAGATTATATCGAGTTTTGCTCATTAATGATGACTATACTCCTATGGATTTTGTTGTGCATATTTTACAGAGATTCTTTCACAAGGATAATGAAAGTGCAAAGTGTATTATGTTAAAAGTTCATTACAATGGATCTGCTGATTGTGGCTTTTATACGTATGAGATTGCTGAGATGAAGGTGAATCAAGTTATGAATTATGCACGTAATCACCAACATCCTTTGCAATGCGTAATGGAAAAAGAATAA
- a CDS encoding DUF3126 family protein, which yields MNPYEIKKLNVYFKRMFGSGIDIKPRVNQTDSVEVFINSEFIGLIYKDDEDGEISYNFSMSILNDDL from the coding sequence ATGAACCCTTATGAGATTAAAAAATTAAATGTGTATTTTAAACGTATGTTTGGCTCTGGTATAGATATTAAACCACGAGTAAATCAGACTGATTCAGTTGAAGTTTTTATAAATTCAGAGTTTATCGGCCTTATTTATAAAGATGATGAAGATGGTGAAATATCCTACAATTTTTCTATGTCTATTTTAAACGATGATCTTTAA
- a CDS encoding alpha/beta fold hydrolase, which yields MMIKTKLFSSWRGFQLAFFDEGDRLSPVVLLIHGFTSSAKINWFSTGWIELLCYHGYRVIAIDNLGHGESDKSQNIDDYNLVFMAADAVSLLDYLGIKSALVMGYSMGARIACSMALFYPSYIQSLVLGGVGSALFDSKVIDWSPVIDAFLLPSIDDVNCVLGKTFRKFAESVPGNDLKVLASCLAMTRKLFNRDDLNRINVPVLIAVGSKDHIAGSPQDAMVFFPNSRFLNILDKDHMLSVGDKQFKQGVVDFYLNVI from the coding sequence ATGATGATTAAAACCAAATTATTCAGTTCATGGAGAGGATTTCAGCTGGCATTTTTTGATGAGGGAGATAGATTATCTCCCGTTGTCTTATTAATTCATGGATTTACTTCATCTGCAAAGATAAATTGGTTTTCCACCGGTTGGATAGAGTTATTGTGTTATCATGGTTATCGAGTCATTGCGATTGATAATCTTGGTCATGGTGAAAGCGATAAGTCGCAAAATATTGATGACTATAACTTAGTATTTATGGCTGCTGATGCTGTCTCATTGTTAGATTATCTTGGAATTAAATCGGCACTTGTTATGGGCTATTCTATGGGAGCTCGTATAGCCTGTTCTATGGCTTTATTTTATCCTTCTTATATACAATCTTTAGTTTTAGGTGGGGTGGGTAGTGCTCTATTTGATTCAAAAGTTATTGATTGGAGCCCTGTTATAGATGCTTTTTTATTGCCGTCAATTGACGATGTAAATTGTGTTTTAGGAAAAACATTCAGAAAATTTGCTGAAAGTGTTCCTGGCAACGATTTAAAGGTCCTTGCTTCATGTCTAGCTATGACAAGAAAGCTATTTAATAGAGATGATTTAAATAGAATTAATGTTCCTGTTTTAATTGCTGTAGGATCTAAGGATCATATTGCGGGATCCCCTCAAGATGCAATGGTTTTTTTTCCTAATAGTAGATTTTTAAATATTTTAGACAAAGATCATATGTTGTCTGTTGGTGATAAGCAGTTTAAACAAGGAGTTGTAGATTTCTATTTAAATGTCATTTAA
- a CDS encoding zinc-finger domain-containing protein: MDNRINHFQNDKGYNIIKIGVKKFMCAGASPPMDHPHIFINMGDENEKRCPYCSTIYCFDSSLGQEETSPKGCLLLI, translated from the coding sequence ATGGATAATCGTATTAATCATTTCCAAAATGACAAGGGATATAATATCATAAAAATTGGCGTTAAAAAATTCATGTGCGCCGGAGCATCTCCCCCGATGGATCATCCACATATATTTATAAATATGGGCGATGAAAATGAAAAGAGATGTCCTTACTGCTCAACTATTTATTGTTTCGATAGTTCTCTTGGACAAGAAGAAACATCACCCAAAGGGTGTTTGCTTTTAATTTAG
- a CDS encoding FAD-dependent monooxygenase, protein MYGKNYKSNLPSVAIVGAGISGLSLAISLCDIGIKSHILEKKDKLSEKGFGLQISPNASRILKKIGIIDELKAVWIEPKEFIFLSGLTLNELCRIPCKEHAMSNWNGDYGVVKRSTLQRILLSKINSQSLAKLHLSTYIKSNSLTEISHITNKKIDLLVGADGVNSNIRKQIDNKPLVFSGHIVLRATIPKNEAPEFIDSKSVSLFLGADSHMVTYPLREDDTINIVAVSSNHFLDKIHLLKENQLNFHNEYKELFSRKFMNWNNKINNFITNILHTSFYQLFECKCSRWHNSKDTVLIGDAAHTFLPFAAQGANMAIEDAYLLSRLLKNTNPSEAITKYQNIRAKRINNIYSRTNFNGLFYHLNGPMRLCRDIALRFGPRSILSKSVDWIYNYNIQI, encoded by the coding sequence GTGTACGGCAAAAATTATAAATCAAACTTGCCATCTGTTGCTATAGTTGGAGCTGGTATATCTGGTCTCTCTCTAGCTATATCTTTGTGTGATATTGGAATAAAATCTCATATATTAGAAAAAAAGGATAAATTATCCGAAAAGGGATTTGGATTACAAATATCACCTAATGCATCACGCATATTAAAAAAAATTGGTATCATCGACGAATTAAAAGCAGTATGGATAGAACCGAAAGAGTTTATCTTTCTATCAGGATTAACACTCAATGAGTTGTGTCGCATTCCATGCAAAGAGCATGCTATGAGCAATTGGAATGGAGACTATGGAGTTGTAAAGCGGTCAACACTGCAAAGGATTCTTTTATCAAAAATAAACTCACAATCTTTAGCTAAATTACATTTATCAACCTATATAAAAAGCAATTCTTTAACAGAAATCTCACATATAACTAATAAAAAAATAGATCTATTAGTAGGAGCTGACGGAGTTAACTCAAATATACGAAAACAAATAGATAATAAACCTTTGGTCTTTTCGGGGCATATCGTGTTGCGTGCTACAATACCAAAAAATGAAGCTCCAGAATTTATAGATTCCAAATCAGTTAGTCTATTTTTGGGTGCTGATTCCCATATGGTAACTTATCCTCTGCGCGAAGATGATACAATAAATATTGTTGCAGTAAGCAGCAATCATTTCTTGGATAAAATCCATCTATTAAAAGAAAATCAATTAAACTTTCATAATGAATATAAAGAATTATTTTCAAGAAAGTTCATGAATTGGAATAATAAAATCAATAATTTTATTACAAATATTCTTCATACTTCATTTTACCAATTATTTGAATGCAAATGCAGTCGATGGCATAATTCTAAAGATACAGTTTTAATTGGCGATGCAGCACATACATTTTTACCTTTTGCTGCTCAAGGAGCAAATATGGCAATTGAAGATGCTTATCTTTTATCAAGATTACTGAAAAATACTAATCCTTCTGAGGCTATTACTAAATACCAAAATATCCGAGCAAAACGCATTAATAATATATATTCTAGAACTAATTTTAATGGCCTATTCTACCATCTAAATGGCCCAATGCGATTATGCAGGGATATAGCACTTCGTTTTGGGCCACGATCAATACTGTCTAAAAGTGTTGATTGGATATATAATTATAATATCCAAATATAA
- a CDS encoding amino acid ABC transporter substrate-binding protein — MYNCRFFFTGIIFLINLYFISFNAQANILKEVQSRGFLNCGINTGLVGFSEMNANGQWNGFDVDFCKAISATIFDDVDKVKYIPLNATDRFITLQSKQIDILSRNTGWTLTRETTLGLAFRPITYFDGQGFMMRKKPNISSSLQLSGAAICVQAGTTTEITLSDYFRTNKMKYHPIVFERVEEINAAYLSNRCDVYTGDKSALYTLRLSTSDPSEHIILPETISKEPLGPVIIQGDSVWNNVVSWTHYALVNAEELGITKENVENMRNSNSPDIKRFLGTDGNKIGSSLGLTNDWAYRIIRHMGNYREIFDRNLGKNSILKIPHGYNALWSNGGIMYAPPIR, encoded by the coding sequence ATGTATAATTGTAGATTTTTTTTTACAGGTATTATTTTCTTGATAAATTTATATTTTATAAGTTTTAATGCTCAGGCCAATATTTTAAAAGAAGTTCAAAGCAGAGGTTTCTTAAATTGTGGGATAAACACTGGACTAGTTGGTTTTTCAGAAATGAATGCTAATGGGCAATGGAATGGATTTGATGTTGACTTTTGTAAAGCTATATCTGCTACAATATTTGATGATGTTGATAAGGTTAAATACATTCCATTAAATGCAACAGACCGTTTCATCACTTTACAGTCAAAACAAATTGACATATTAAGTCGAAATACAGGATGGACACTGACTCGTGAAACTACTTTAGGTCTTGCATTTCGCCCTATTACATATTTTGATGGACAAGGTTTTATGATGCGCAAGAAACCAAATATTTCTTCATCTCTTCAACTGTCTGGAGCAGCAATATGTGTTCAAGCAGGAACAACAACAGAGATTACATTATCAGATTATTTTAGAACTAATAAAATGAAATATCATCCTATAGTATTCGAACGTGTTGAAGAGATTAATGCTGCATATCTTTCTAATCGTTGTGATGTTTATACTGGAGATAAATCAGCTCTGTACACCTTGAGGCTCAGTACATCTGATCCAAGTGAACACATAATTTTACCAGAAACTATTTCAAAAGAACCACTTGGGCCAGTAATTATTCAGGGCGATAGTGTTTGGAATAATGTTGTCTCTTGGACACACTATGCATTAGTAAATGCAGAGGAATTAGGAATCACTAAGGAGAATGTTGAAAATATGCGTAATTCTAATAGTCCTGATATAAAACGTTTTCTCGGAACTGATGGCAATAAGATTGGCTCAAGTCTTGGCTTAACAAATGATTGGGCCTATAGGATTATTAGACATATGGGTAACTATAGAGAAATATTTGATAGAAATCTTGGAAAAAATTCTATTTTGAAAATTCCTCATGGATACAATGCATTATGGTCCAATGGAGGAATTATGTATGCTCCACCTATCCGTTAA
- a CDS encoding amino acid ABC transporter permease: MIENIKNTVLCRIKNIKFLYDIHFRSMFTQALILSLIVIVLSKIISNISYNMDKSNISLGLDFLQYRAGFEIDQGIIPYNGDDSYARALLVGFTNTFTLALLGVIPSTIIGIFIGIGRLSSNKLLSWICRIYVEIFRNIPPLVVIFFWYRSLLSALPSPEHSVYFPLGIFLSNRGIYFPKLIMDINAQIILFVFLLGIVLSIVTIILSRKFHERTGRALPVYYISIFLTFGLPVILLYITNLKLSFDYPVLGNFNFDGGFAVCPEFISLYIALSCYTASFIAEIIRLGITSVPRGQMEAATALGLNRGKATRFIILPQAMRVIIPPLTSQYLNLLKNSSLAVTVGFSDLVSVGGVIINQTGQAIEIVLIWMFIYLSLSIMTSLLMNWINKKIALREVK, encoded by the coding sequence ATGATTGAAAATATTAAAAATACAGTACTATGCCGTATAAAAAATATTAAATTTTTATACGATATACATTTTAGAAGCATGTTTACTCAAGCTCTTATCTTATCTTTAATTGTAATAGTTTTATCAAAAATAATAAGTAATATTTCTTATAATATGGATAAATCCAATATATCATTAGGCTTAGATTTTCTTCAATATCGTGCTGGATTTGAAATAGATCAAGGTATCATACCTTACAATGGAGATGATTCGTATGCTAGGGCTTTATTAGTCGGTTTCACTAATACTTTCACATTAGCATTGTTAGGAGTAATTCCTTCTACCATTATAGGAATTTTTATTGGCATAGGACGATTATCTTCTAATAAGCTCTTATCATGGATTTGCAGGATTTACGTAGAGATATTTCGTAATATACCTCCATTAGTAGTAATATTCTTTTGGTATAGATCCCTTCTATCTGCTCTTCCATCCCCTGAACATTCAGTATATTTTCCACTTGGAATATTTTTAAGCAATAGAGGAATATATTTTCCTAAATTAATAATGGATATTAATGCACAAATTATTTTATTTGTCTTCTTATTAGGAATAGTTTTAAGCATCGTAACAATAATATTATCTCGTAAATTTCACGAAAGAACTGGCCGTGCATTGCCTGTTTACTATATTTCCATTTTTTTAACATTCGGGTTGCCGGTAATATTATTGTACATAACTAATTTGAAATTAAGTTTTGATTATCCTGTGTTAGGTAATTTTAACTTTGATGGAGGATTTGCAGTTTGTCCTGAATTTATTTCGCTGTACATAGCTTTATCATGTTATACAGCTTCTTTTATAGCAGAAATTATACGATTAGGAATAACTTCAGTGCCACGTGGACAAATGGAGGCTGCAACAGCACTGGGCTTGAACCGTGGAAAGGCAACACGATTTATCATTTTGCCACAGGCGATGCGAGTAATTATTCCTCCTCTTACCAGTCAATATTTGAACCTTCTAAAGAATTCTTCTCTTGCTGTAACAGTAGGTTTCTCTGATCTAGTTTCAGTTGGAGGAGTTATAATTAATCAGACAGGTCAAGCAATTGAAATTGTGCTGATTTGGATGTTTATATACTTAAGCCTTTCAATAATGACGTCTCTATTAATGAACTGGATAAATAAAAAAATTGCTTTAAGGGAGGTAAAATGA